A region from the Flavobacterium enshiense genome encodes:
- a CDS encoding HU family DNA-binding protein produces MKRKKMTKADIVAKISEKLGLEKGDVQATVESFMDEVKNSLETGDNVYLRGFGSFIIKTRAEKTGRNISKNTTIKIPAHNIPAFKPAKIFVDGVKTNTEAKN; encoded by the coding sequence ATAAAACGAAAGAAAATGACGAAAGCAGACATCGTAGCGAAAATTTCTGAGAAATTGGGTCTTGAAAAAGGAGACGTTCAAGCAACAGTGGAGTCTTTTATGGACGAGGTGAAAAACTCACTAGAAACTGGAGATAATGTATATTTAAGAGGTTTCGGTAGCTTTATCATCAAAACTAGAGCTGAGAAAACCGGAAGAAACATCTCTAAAAACACTACAATTAAAATCCCTGCTCACAACATTCCGGCTTTCAAACCGGCGAAAATATTTGTTGATGGAGTAAAAACGAATACAGAAGCAAAAAATTAA
- a CDS encoding DsbA family oxidoreductase, whose amino-acid sequence MNNQLKIQIWSDVMCPFCYIGKRKLEEALQQFENKDAVTIEWKSFQLDPRAKYQPEDNTFDYLAKKYGRDRNWSVAMHESVTQQAKAVGLDYHFEKLILANSLNAHRLSHLAKKYHLGDTFEESLFKAHFTEGLDIDDKPTLTRLALGVGLKLEEIESVLNSDAYINEVEQEMNEAQSLGANGVPFFVFDDKYAVSGAQSPEVFLQTLQKTWEEGSFDATLDFQNSTGENSCHIEGCE is encoded by the coding sequence ATGAATAATCAATTAAAAATACAAATTTGGTCCGATGTAATGTGTCCGTTTTGTTATATCGGAAAGCGAAAACTGGAAGAAGCATTACAACAATTCGAGAATAAAGATGCTGTTACTATCGAATGGAAGAGTTTTCAGCTCGACCCAAGAGCCAAGTATCAGCCCGAAGACAACACGTTTGATTATTTGGCAAAAAAATACGGCCGGGACAGAAATTGGTCCGTTGCTATGCACGAAAGCGTTACACAACAAGCCAAAGCTGTAGGATTGGATTATCATTTCGAAAAACTGATTTTAGCTAATTCTTTAAACGCGCATCGTTTATCTCATCTCGCTAAAAAGTATCATTTGGGTGACACTTTCGAAGAATCGTTATTTAAAGCACATTTCACCGAAGGTTTGGACATTGACGATAAACCAACATTGACACGACTCGCTTTAGGAGTTGGACTGAAACTGGAAGAAATTGAATCCGTTTTAAATTCGGATGCCTATATTAACGAGGTAGAACAAGAAATGAACGAAGCACAAAGCCTTGGCGCAAACGGTGTTCCATTTTTTGTTTTTGATGATAAATATGCGGTTTCCGGAGCGCAATCTCCCGAAGTATTTCTACAAACTTTGCAAAAAACATGGGAAGAAGGTAGCTTTGATGCTACTTTGGACTTTCAAAATTCAACCGGAGAGAACAGTTGTCACATCGAAGGTTGCGAATAA
- a CDS encoding Rne/Rng family ribonuclease yields the protein MNKELIIRTSSDAVDFALLKDGKLVELHKEEGGEEKGGFQVGDIFIAKIRKPVPGLNAAFVNVGFEKDAFLHYHDLGPNLSSMIKFIKLVSAGKLKDFSLKNFPFEPEINKDGAISDVLSANQSILVQVVKEPISTKGPRISSELSLAGRYVVLVPFSDRVSVSQKIDSKEEKDRLKRLVQSIKPKGFGVIVRTVAEGKKVAELDKDLQNLLDKWSATCKRIPTAHHPSRILGEVNKASSILRDVFNDTFTGIYVDDEDLYYQTKDYLQEIAPSKVSIVKHYQSKDLPLFEKYHIERQIKTSFGKTVSMSKGAYLIIEHTEALHVIDVNSGNRSNKATNQEDTALEVNMIAAAEIARQLRLRDMGGIIVVDFIDMQNPDNRKKLYDFLKEEMSDDKAKHKILPPSKFGLIQITRQRVRPEVSIKTREEDPNKENGEIEAPISIVDKIVVDLERIIKDHKKVVLNAHPFVAAYLTKGFPSIRSKWFFEHKKWVKIIPRDAYTFLEYHFFDKEGNEVR from the coding sequence TTGAACAAAGAATTAATTATTCGAACCAGTTCAGATGCCGTAGATTTTGCCTTATTAAAAGATGGAAAACTAGTTGAATTGCACAAAGAAGAAGGTGGCGAGGAAAAAGGCGGCTTTCAGGTTGGCGATATTTTTATTGCCAAAATCAGAAAACCGGTTCCGGGACTTAATGCTGCGTTTGTAAACGTAGGTTTCGAGAAAGATGCATTCCTGCACTATCACGATTTAGGCCCAAACCTCTCTTCGATGATAAAATTCATCAAACTTGTAAGCGCAGGTAAACTAAAAGATTTCTCCCTAAAAAACTTTCCTTTTGAGCCGGAAATAAACAAGGATGGAGCCATCAGCGACGTGCTGAGCGCCAATCAGTCTATTCTCGTTCAGGTAGTTAAAGAACCAATATCGACCAAGGGTCCACGAATAAGCTCTGAGCTTTCACTGGCCGGCAGATATGTGGTTTTAGTCCCTTTTTCGGACAGGGTTTCGGTTTCACAGAAAATCGATTCTAAAGAAGAAAAAGACCGATTAAAACGATTGGTTCAATCTATCAAGCCAAAAGGATTTGGTGTTATTGTTCGCACAGTAGCAGAAGGCAAAAAAGTGGCCGAACTGGATAAAGATTTGCAAAACTTGCTCGACAAATGGTCAGCAACATGCAAACGAATACCCACCGCACATCATCCGTCCCGAATTTTGGGCGAAGTAAACAAAGCTTCTTCCATATTACGAGATGTGTTTAACGACACCTTCACGGGAATTTATGTCGATGATGAAGATTTGTATTATCAAACTAAGGACTATTTGCAAGAAATAGCTCCTTCTAAAGTCTCAATTGTCAAGCATTACCAATCAAAGGATTTACCTCTTTTTGAAAAGTATCATATAGAACGACAAATAAAAACGTCTTTCGGAAAAACAGTTTCTATGAGCAAAGGAGCTTATCTGATCATAGAACACACGGAAGCTTTGCACGTTATCGATGTTAACAGCGGTAACCGATCAAACAAAGCAACCAATCAGGAAGACACCGCACTGGAAGTAAACATGATTGCCGCAGCAGAAATAGCGCGACAACTAAGACTTCGCGACATGGGCGGGATTATTGTGGTCGATTTTATAGACATGCAGAATCCGGACAATCGTAAAAAATTATACGATTTTCTGAAAGAGGAAATGAGCGATGACAAGGCGAAACATAAGATCTTGCCTCCTAGCAAATTTGGATTAATTCAAATTACTAGACAAAGAGTCAGACCCGAAGTAAGTATCAAAACAAGAGAAGAGGACCCCAACAAAGAAAATGGGGAAATCGAAGCTCCAATCTCAATCGTTGATAAAATAGTGGTTGACCTTGAAAGAATTATCAAAGACCATAAAAAGGTTGTTTTAAACGCACACCCTTTTGTGGCAGCCTACCTTACCAAAGGTTTTCCATCAATACGTTCAAAATGGTTTTTTGAACATAAAAAATGGGTAAAAATCATACCGCGTGACGCTTACACGTTCCTTGAATATCATTTCTTTGACAAAGAAGGAAATGAAGTTCGATAA